One region of Streptomyces leeuwenhoekii genomic DNA includes:
- a CDS encoding ECF subfamily RNA polymerase sigma factor, BldN family, protein MYPHVGVDASGLATLRATVKTVQDLLRELVPTAYAVPAFAAAAPVGPCYALADGSAAVGRRGRPSGATTTRRPAADSDSARMMDLVERAQAGEADAFGRLYDQYSDTVYRYIYYRVGGKATAEDLTSETFLRALRRIGTFTWQGRDFGAWLVTIARNLVADHFKSSRFRLEVTTGEMLDANEVERSPEDSVLESLSNAALLDAVRRLNPQQQECVTLRFLQGLSVAETARVMGKNEGAIKTLQYRAVRTLARLLPDDAR, encoded by the coding sequence GTGTACCCACACGTCGGGGTTGACGCCTCGGGCCTGGCTACGCTGCGCGCAACGGTCAAAACGGTCCAAGACCTGTTGCGCGAACTCGTCCCCACCGCGTACGCCGTCCCCGCTTTCGCCGCCGCCGCCCCCGTGGGCCCGTGCTACGCACTGGCCGACGGGAGCGCCGCGGTCGGCAGACGAGGACGCCCGTCCGGGGCCACGACCACCCGCCGTCCCGCGGCGGACAGCGACAGCGCCCGGATGATGGACCTCGTGGAGCGCGCCCAGGCCGGCGAGGCCGACGCCTTCGGGCGGCTCTACGACCAGTACAGCGACACCGTGTACCGCTACATCTACTACCGGGTCGGCGGCAAGGCGACCGCCGAGGACCTGACCAGCGAGACCTTCCTGCGGGCACTGCGCCGCATCGGGACCTTCACCTGGCAGGGCCGCGACTTCGGCGCCTGGCTGGTGACCATCGCCCGCAACCTCGTCGCCGACCACTTCAAGTCCAGCCGCTTCCGGCTGGAGGTCACCACCGGTGAGATGCTCGACGCCAACGAGGTCGAGCGCTCCCCCGAGGACTCCGTCCTCGAGTCCCTCTCCAACGCCGCCCTGCTCGACGCCGTACGGCGGCTCAACCCCCAGCAGCAGGAGTGCGTGACGCTCCGCTTCCTCCAGGGCCTCTCCGTCGCCGAGACCGCCCGCGTGATGGGCAAGAACGAAGGCGCCATCAAGACCCTCCAGTACCGCGCCGTGCGCACCCTCGCCCGGCTGCTGCCCGACGACGCGCGCTGA
- a CDS encoding DUF5667 domain-containing protein, which yields MIANVSAHRRANAFAQALEEQSDRGAAAEQSGGPAPAESAEQTDQGRLLALASGLGALPKPELDPEVKVVQRARLVAAFEAMLQEGGEADPTVPEQRTPRARGAHRATPIKRFRPRTRLAKGLTAGGLSVGVAAGAFGGVSAASSDALPGDTLYGLKRGIEDFKLGLADGDDERGRAYLDQASTRLNETRRLLDRDRGGHLDHETLGEIRRTLSGMEHDASEGHRLLSAVYARDPDSLAPMQTLSAFSRSHGEAWGALRDKLPVQLGDVSEKVSSVFDAIEQDVAPLRTLLPQPPAEDQRDGGQQGGSRTATTGTPGGGGTAEPSTGSGSHGATGRGDSGSPSGSTGSGGDSGGDGLIGGGTGDLLDPPKDSSGASPSTGGDKTEPAEPDVTLPPLLPGLLPGLGIEGEDAG from the coding sequence GTGATCGCGAACGTATCGGCGCACCGGCGGGCGAACGCCTTCGCCCAGGCTCTGGAGGAGCAGTCCGATCGGGGCGCGGCGGCCGAGCAGTCCGGAGGACCGGCACCGGCCGAGTCCGCGGAGCAGACCGACCAAGGGCGCCTGTTGGCCCTGGCCTCCGGTCTCGGCGCGCTGCCCAAGCCCGAGCTGGATCCCGAGGTCAAGGTCGTCCAGCGCGCTCGGCTGGTGGCCGCCTTCGAGGCCATGCTGCAAGAGGGCGGCGAGGCGGACCCTACGGTGCCCGAGCAGCGGACCCCACGGGCCCGCGGTGCTCACCGGGCGACGCCGATCAAGCGATTCCGCCCGCGTACACGGCTGGCCAAGGGCCTCACCGCCGGCGGGCTCAGCGTCGGTGTGGCCGCGGGAGCCTTCGGCGGAGTCTCCGCCGCCAGTTCCGATGCCCTGCCCGGTGACACGCTCTACGGCCTCAAGCGGGGCATCGAGGACTTCAAACTCGGCCTCGCCGACGGGGACGACGAACGCGGCCGGGCCTACCTGGACCAGGCGTCCACCCGGCTGAACGAGACCCGCCGTCTCCTCGACCGCGACCGCGGCGGCCACCTCGACCACGAGACCCTCGGCGAGATCCGCCGCACCCTGTCGGGCATGGAACACGACGCCTCCGAGGGCCACCGCCTGCTCAGCGCGGTGTACGCGCGCGACCCCGACTCGCTCGCCCCCATGCAGACCCTGTCCGCCTTCTCCCGCTCCCACGGCGAAGCCTGGGGGGCACTGCGCGACAAGCTGCCCGTCCAGCTCGGGGACGTCAGCGAGAAGGTGTCGTCGGTCTTCGACGCCATAGAGCAGGACGTCGCCCCGCTGCGCACCCTGCTCCCCCAGCCACCGGCCGAGGACCAGCGGGACGGCGGGCAGCAGGGCGGGTCCCGTACTGCCACCACCGGCACACCCGGTGGCGGCGGTACGGCCGAGCCCAGCACCGGCAGCGGCAGCCACGGCGCAACCGGCCGAGGCGACAGCGGCAGCCCCAGCGGGTCGACCGGCTCCGGTGGCGACAGCGGCGGCGACGGCCTGATCGGCGGCGGTACGGGCGACCTGCTCGACCCGCCGAAGGACAGCTCCGGCGCGTCACCCTCCACGGGCGGCGACAAGACCGAGCCCGCCGAGCCGGACGTCACCCTGCCCCCGCTCCTGCCGGGCCTGCTGCCCGGCCTGGGCATCGAGGGCGAGGACGCCGGCTGA